The following proteins are co-located in the Lentibacillus sp. JNUCC-1 genome:
- a CDS encoding glycerate kinase, translating into MNIVVAPDSFKGSLTATQAAEVMKQAVLEVTKSAYVSLKPMADGGEGTLEAISTAKEGTEIPLTCTGPLGEPIQTSYALVEAQTAVIECAKVAGLTQVPEKLRNPDYTTSFGIGEMMLNAIDRGCSTIILGLGGSAVNDGGFGMLQALGLKGFDQAGNLCGLFGKDMLCVDAINNTQMDGRLANVNLKVANDVDNPLCGDNGATAVYGPQKGATPKQITLYDKGLASFGQMIEKTFKGSFMHQAGAGAAGGLGFALLALGADLKPGAKLIADYIQLEEAIRHADLVLTGEGQSDRQTLYGKAPGYVGELAARHHVPAVLISGALSDDMDILRDRFAGCFSIVHKPLTLEESMTDTEKLLFNQTVQVMQLWQSARKSNICY; encoded by the coding sequence ATGAACATTGTTGTTGCGCCTGATTCCTTTAAAGGAAGTCTAACAGCTACCCAAGCCGCAGAAGTGATGAAGCAAGCGGTTCTGGAAGTTACTAAGAGTGCTTATGTGTCACTAAAGCCGATGGCAGACGGTGGTGAAGGGACGCTGGAAGCGATAAGCACTGCAAAGGAAGGAACTGAGATCCCTTTAACGTGCACTGGACCGCTTGGGGAACCTATTCAGACGTCATATGCCCTTGTTGAGGCCCAAACTGCTGTCATTGAATGTGCGAAAGTTGCCGGCCTGACACAAGTACCAGAGAAGTTGCGTAATCCAGATTATACAACGTCGTTTGGCATAGGTGAAATGATGTTAAACGCAATTGATCGAGGGTGTTCCACCATTATTCTCGGGCTCGGCGGCAGTGCTGTAAATGATGGTGGGTTTGGGATGTTGCAGGCTCTTGGTCTTAAGGGATTTGATCAAGCTGGAAACCTATGCGGCCTATTTGGCAAAGATATGCTTTGTGTTGACGCCATTAACAATACTCAGATGGATGGCAGACTTGCCAATGTCAACCTGAAAGTTGCCAACGATGTCGATAACCCGTTATGCGGTGACAATGGCGCAACTGCTGTGTATGGTCCTCAAAAAGGTGCCACCCCTAAACAAATAACTCTGTATGATAAGGGACTAGCCAGCTTTGGGCAAATGATCGAAAAAACATTTAAAGGATCATTTATGCATCAAGCTGGCGCCGGGGCGGCCGGTGGACTTGGTTTTGCTCTGTTGGCACTCGGTGCAGATTTGAAACCCGGCGCAAAACTGATTGCCGATTATATTCAATTAGAAGAAGCGATTCGGCATGCTGATCTTGTTTTGACAGGGGAAGGGCAAAGTGACAGACAAACATTGTACGGGAAAGCACCCGGATATGTAGGTGAACTTGCAGCACGGCATCACGTGCCCGCAGTGCTGATATCAGGTGCACTTAGTGATGACATGGACATATTGAGGGATCGTTTTGCAGGTTGTTTTTCGATTGTTCATAAACCGTTGACGCTTGAAGAATCAATGACAGATACAGAAA
- a CDS encoding RNA polymerase sigma factor: MDYQQTLSEWFELYSDDVYHFLVYYAGSRDVEDLVQEVFIKAGRGMSNFKNESSPKTWLFTIARRVAIDESRKKKRRGLDEAVEYDDGRAAAERRTPEEQLLSDETKQALYEAINRLKTSYRDVVMMRAINECSIAESAAILGWKESKVKTTYHRAIKALQKQMSEKGDGQDAKTAGY, from the coding sequence ATGGACTATCAACAAACTTTATCAGAATGGTTTGAGCTTTATAGTGATGATGTTTATCATTTTCTGGTTTATTATGCCGGTTCGAGGGATGTGGAAGATCTCGTACAAGAGGTATTTATTAAAGCAGGACGCGGGATGTCTAACTTTAAAAATGAATCCAGTCCGAAGACGTGGCTGTTCACAATCGCCAGACGTGTGGCGATTGATGAGTCCCGAAAGAAAAAAAGACGCGGGCTGGATGAGGCTGTCGAATACGATGACGGACGTGCAGCTGCTGAAAGACGTACACCTGAAGAGCAGCTTTTATCGGATGAAACAAAACAAGCACTTTATGAAGCCATCAATCGGCTGAAAACGAGTTACAGGGATGTCGTGATGATGCGTGCGATTAATGAGTGCAGTATAGCTGAATCAGCCGCTATTCTCGGCTGGAAGGAGTCAAAAGTGAAAACAACCTATCACAGAGCTATTAAAGCTTTGCAAAAGCAAATGAGTGAAAAAGGAGATGGGCAGGATGCGAAAACAGCGGGATATTGA